From Shewanella psychrophila, a single genomic window includes:
- a CDS encoding SGNH/GDSL hydrolase family protein has translation MKNILCFGDSNTWGYEPVVSMRYPYDVRWTGVLQKRLGSEYRIIEEGLNGRTSGSDEPGRDFRNAARYFPMLLECHRPLDLVVIMLGTNDLKSQFKLTSSAIASSVKGLCEMVLNCEYIDNASTQLLLIAPPHVANLPVEDVRIFAGARDKSLQLAAEYKKIADELGILFMDASEIVETSDADGLHWTAQQHQDFANVLSDKVLNIFVA, from the coding sequence ATGAAAAACATATTGTGTTTCGGTGATTCAAATACTTGGGGTTATGAACCTGTTGTTAGTATGCGATATCCCTATGATGTTAGGTGGACAGGTGTGCTTCAAAAGAGGCTCGGCAGCGAGTATCGAATTATCGAAGAGGGGCTAAACGGTCGTACATCTGGATCTGATGAACCTGGGCGAGACTTTAGAAATGCTGCCCGTTACTTTCCTATGTTACTCGAGTGCCATAGACCATTGGATCTTGTTGTTATTATGCTTGGTACCAATGATCTCAAGTCTCAATTTAAGCTTACGTCATCGGCTATAGCCTCAAGTGTAAAAGGGCTCTGCGAAATGGTGCTCAATTGTGAATATATTGACAATGCCAGTACCCAGTTACTGCTCATTGCACCGCCCCATGTGGCTAATCTCCCCGTAGAGGATGTCCGGATTTTTGCCGGCGCCAGAGATAAGTCTCTGCAATTGGCTGCAGAGTATAAAAAGATCGCCGATGAGCTAGGTATCTTGTTCATGGATGCGAGTGAGATTGTAGAAACAAGCGATGCAGATGGATTGCATTGGACGGCGCAGCAGCATCAGGATTTTGCTAATGTATTAAGCGATAAGGTCTTGAACATTTTTGTCGCTTGA
- a CDS encoding bifunctional diguanylate cyclase/phosphodiesterase — protein MIDIPISQKYWQNWQNCVDLLSSFTQCDVVLRLVNASEQYNPKLSSAAFGNYQVLVARDISDLANNSYIIKWPSRAIFGCLSLCVPSEKIQGTLLNDSEITALESSKLQSLIALCINNIELELIEIYREYQQKSTLQRGAITSLENVGLQLFIDSLKEHIWVKDISGRYIVCNQSVERAWGKTREEIINKTDEELFVRDLAYEFIQADSDAVDKGIQITTGECKGQAEEADIYWLETSKVPLVTEVGELLGVIGVSRNISQHKAVQEELELTGRVFENAVEGVMITDRKGKILETYGAFSEITGYSKDEVVGKNPRMFSSGRHNHAFFDELWSGLIHKGKWQGEIWNRRKNGAIFPQMLTISSVLSEDGEVRYFVAVFADITLQKRSEAELAHQAYHDPLTQLPNRMALISLIEQDIRHAEVQQGILATVFIDVDLFKHINDSFGHLAGDKVLVELAGRLTSQKGAQDTLARIGGDEFVLLLPQVEGNEELTLALSKLRKAFEHPFFTDDNQPIRLTASMGVSVYPHDGKDSYTLLRNAGSAKHRAKQDGRNSYAFYTESLTKESIEHLKLQSALHNALDKQNFHLLYQPKLDFVTMQTTGFEALLRWCDPGLGDVSPATFIPIAEKIGLINDIGLWVLKEACQQGVKWISQGKKFGRIAVNVAGQQLQRMSFVDEVKLVLEETGLPASALELEVTESFMMSDPEVVIRDLQRLGEMGIELSIDDFGTGYSSLSYLKKLPIHKLKLDQSFVRDLPMDHNNAAIAKAVIALGQALNLKVIAEGVETEEQAIFLRENGCNEAQGYLYSKPMLSEALNGFLG, from the coding sequence ATGATAGATATTCCTATTTCACAGAAGTACTGGCAAAACTGGCAAAATTGTGTCGATTTACTTTCAAGCTTTACTCAATGTGATGTGGTACTAAGGCTTGTAAACGCTTCGGAGCAATATAATCCCAAATTAAGTTCTGCTGCCTTCGGAAACTATCAGGTTTTAGTGGCAAGGGATATTTCTGATTTAGCCAACAACTCCTATATTATAAAATGGCCATCGAGGGCCATTTTTGGTTGTTTATCTTTATGTGTACCTTCTGAAAAAATTCAGGGCACTCTCCTCAACGATTCTGAAATTACAGCCTTAGAATCGAGCAAACTTCAGTCTTTAATTGCCTTGTGTATTAACAATATCGAATTAGAACTAATCGAGATTTATCGTGAGTATCAACAAAAAAGCACACTCCAACGGGGGGCTATAACGTCCCTAGAAAATGTGGGCCTGCAGCTTTTTATAGACAGTTTAAAAGAGCATATTTGGGTAAAGGATATCTCTGGTCGTTACATTGTGTGTAACCAAAGTGTTGAGAGAGCATGGGGGAAAACCCGCGAAGAAATTATTAATAAAACCGATGAAGAGCTTTTTGTTCGTGATTTAGCCTATGAATTTATTCAAGCAGATTCTGATGCTGTTGATAAAGGAATACAGATCACTACAGGGGAGTGTAAGGGGCAGGCTGAAGAAGCTGATATCTATTGGTTAGAAACGTCTAAAGTACCGTTGGTGACGGAAGTGGGTGAACTTTTAGGTGTCATAGGAGTGTCCAGAAATATCTCTCAGCATAAAGCGGTGCAAGAAGAATTAGAGTTAACCGGAAGGGTATTTGAAAACGCGGTAGAAGGTGTGATGATCACCGATAGGAAAGGGAAAATTCTTGAGACTTATGGGGCTTTCTCTGAAATAACGGGTTATTCAAAAGATGAAGTCGTGGGAAAAAATCCACGAATGTTTAGTTCGGGGCGTCATAACCACGCTTTTTTTGACGAATTATGGAGTGGCTTGATTCATAAAGGCAAGTGGCAGGGTGAGATATGGAACAGGCGTAAGAATGGTGCAATATTTCCACAAATGCTAACAATCAGTTCGGTGCTTTCTGAGGATGGTGAAGTTCGTTACTTTGTTGCCGTTTTTGCAGATATTACCCTGCAAAAGAGAAGTGAAGCAGAGCTTGCACATCAGGCTTATCATGATCCTTTGACTCAATTACCCAATAGAATGGCGCTGATCTCACTGATTGAACAGGATATTCGTCACGCTGAAGTTCAACAGGGAATATTGGCGACAGTATTTATCGATGTAGATCTTTTTAAACATATAAATGATAGCTTTGGTCATTTGGCTGGGGATAAGGTTTTAGTTGAACTTGCTGGACGTTTAACCAGCCAGAAAGGAGCTCAAGACACCTTGGCTAGAATAGGTGGCGATGAATTTGTTTTACTACTACCACAGGTAGAGGGAAATGAAGAGCTGACATTAGCCTTGAGTAAACTCAGAAAGGCATTTGAGCACCCCTTCTTTACTGATGACAATCAGCCGATAAGACTGACTGCAAGCATGGGAGTCTCAGTGTATCCCCATGATGGAAAAGACAGTTATACCTTACTGAGAAATGCAGGTTCAGCAAAGCATAGGGCTAAACAGGATGGTCGCAATAGCTACGCTTTTTATACCGAATCTTTAACCAAAGAATCTATAGAGCATTTGAAGTTACAAAGCGCTCTACATAATGCGTTAGATAAGCAAAATTTTCATCTGCTTTATCAACCTAAGCTTGATTTTGTAACCATGCAAACAACGGGATTTGAGGCATTATTGCGTTGGTGTGACCCCGGGCTTGGCGATGTCTCTCCAGCTACATTTATTCCAATAGCAGAGAAAATTGGCCTAATTAATGATATCGGATTATGGGTATTGAAAGAGGCGTGCCAGCAAGGTGTTAAATGGATTTCTCAAGGTAAAAAATTTGGTCGTATTGCGGTTAATGTGGCAGGCCAACAGTTGCAGCGAATGTCTTTTGTTGATGAAGTAAAACTTGTACTCGAAGAAACAGGTTTACCAGCAAGTGCATTAGAGCTAGAAGTAACTGAGAGCTTTATGATGTCAGACCCAGAGGTTGTGATCCGTGACCTGCAACGATTAGGTGAGATGGGAATCGAACTGTCGATCGATGATTTTGGCACTGGCTATTCATCGTTAAGCTATTTGAAAAAATTGCCTATTCATAAGCTGAAATTAGATCAGTCATTCGTTAGAGATCTTCCTATGGATCATAATAATGCCGCGATAGCCAAAGCTGTGATTGCTTTAGGGCAGGCTTTGAATCTTAAAGTGATAGCCGAGGGGGTGGAGACTGAAGAGCAGGCAATATTCTTAAGGGAGAATGGATGCAATGAAGCACAAGGCTACCTTTATAGTAAGCCTATGTTGTCAGAAGCCCTAAATGGCTTTTTGGGCTAG